The following coding sequences lie in one Vibrio casei genomic window:
- a CDS encoding RNA recognition motif domain-containing protein produces the protein MNSKKSIIMIIALAVLGTALFFSLNTIHPAISFLIGVVATVFIQSVSTSTQSSSNSEKASTQTLYVGNLPYKANESNVRQVFSEHGEVFAVRLMKDKRTGKRRGFGFVVVAESDADEVIAALNEKDYMQRTLKVRVANDPKHPEGGMSELD, from the coding sequence ATGAACTCAAAAAAATCGATTATTATGATCATCGCTCTTGCAGTACTTGGAACCGCTTTATTTTTCTCGTTAAATACGATTCACCCAGCTATTAGCTTTTTAATTGGTGTTGTCGCAACCGTTTTTATCCAATCAGTTTCAACGTCAACCCAGTCTAGCTCTAATTCAGAGAAAGCATCGACTCAAACCCTTTATGTTGGAAATCTTCCTTATAAGGCTAATGAATCAAATGTGCGCCAAGTTTTCTCTGAACATGGTGAAGTTTTTGCTGTTCGTTTGATGAAAGACAAAAGAACCGGAAAGCGCCGTGGATTCGGTTTTGTTGTCGTAGCGGAATCAGATGCCGACGAAGTTATTGCCGCTTTGAATGAAAAAGATTATATGCAAAGAACTTTAAAAGTTCGCGTTGCTAATGATCCTAAGCATCCTGAAGGCGGAATGTCTGAACTGGACTAA
- a CDS encoding GNAT family N-acetyltransferase, whose product MSELTFQELEPIKLPLIKSIYKAFYPSAKPKKTDTIIVGYLEHEIIAIVRFRPIDNVNLLTGMLVIPKYRLSGVAQKLLQFCQSGYLTDSCYCFAYPHLKNFYLTAGFKVRKTEDLPAPLQQLFSRYTSNGKNLLPMQYKYQDMA is encoded by the coding sequence ATGAGTGAACTTACTTTTCAAGAACTTGAGCCTATAAAACTGCCGCTAATAAAGTCCATATATAAAGCGTTTTATCCATCCGCCAAGCCTAAAAAAACTGACACTATTATAGTTGGTTACCTTGAGCATGAAATTATCGCTATCGTTCGCTTTAGACCAATAGATAATGTTAATTTACTCACTGGTATGCTAGTCATACCCAAGTATAGGCTTTCTGGAGTGGCTCAAAAGCTATTACAATTTTGCCAGTCTGGATACTTAACAGATTCTTGCTATTGTTTTGCCTATCCTCATTTGAAAAATTTTTACCTAACCGCAGGCTTTAAAGTAAGAAAAACTGAAGATCTTCCTGCTCCACTCCAGCAATTATTTTCTCGGTATACATCAAATGGTAAGAATCTACTACCAATGCAGTACAAATACCAAGATATGGCATAA
- the murI gene encoding glutamate racemase, producing the protein MANILIFDSGVGGLSVFQEIQSQLPMLNYVYLFDNEAYPYGELKPEILISRVTSLVCTIVERLNIDMVVIACNTASTIVLPFLRQQLLIPIVGVVPAIKPAALISKKAIGLIATPATVNRKYTHDLIDEFSPLIPVKLLGTTRLVMMAEEKLRGKRVDMAELKGVLSPLIGQIDVAVLGCTHFPLLHDEIQTVLGLDVTLVDSGLAIAKRVRDLVQGKISLSKIKHLGEVQKQHFIYSSAAPWEGAALNKGLQQFGFSPVQTFRLQDA; encoded by the coding sequence TTGGCCAATATTTTGATTTTTGATTCAGGAGTAGGAGGGCTTTCTGTCTTTCAGGAAATACAGAGTCAATTACCTATGCTGAATTATGTTTATCTATTTGATAACGAAGCGTATCCATATGGGGAGCTAAAACCTGAAATATTAATTTCTCGTGTGACATCTTTGGTGTGCACGATAGTGGAACGCTTAAATATCGATATGGTAGTTATTGCTTGTAATACTGCCAGTACCATTGTGCTGCCGTTTCTACGCCAACAATTGCTTATTCCTATTGTAGGGGTTGTGCCTGCTATTAAACCGGCCGCCTTAATATCAAAAAAAGCGATTGGATTAATTGCTACTCCTGCGACAGTTAATCGGAAGTATACTCATGATTTAATTGATGAGTTTTCACCGTTAATTCCAGTTAAATTACTTGGGACGACTCGATTAGTTATGATGGCAGAAGAAAAGCTAAGAGGAAAAAGGGTTGATATGGCTGAGTTGAAGGGAGTATTAAGCCCATTAATTGGGCAGATTGACGTTGCTGTTTTAGGCTGTACTCATTTTCCATTGTTACATGATGAGATACAAACTGTTTTAGGTCTGGATGTCACTCTGGTTGATTCTGGATTAGCGATAGCAAAAAGAGTCAGAGACTTAGTGCAAGGTAAAATATCGTTATCGAAAATTAAACATTTGGGTGAAGTTCAAAAGCAACATTTTATATACAGCAGTGCCGCTCCCTGGGAAGGCGCGGCACTGAATAAGGGGTTACAACAGTTTGGGTTTAGTCCAGTTCAGACATTCCGCCTTCAGGATGCTTAG
- the pssA gene encoding CDP-diacylglycerol--serine O-phosphatidyltransferase, with the protein MIASKDLLEQLPTIAQDPDAFEVLFTAQKFRERLLSEIKQASQRIYIVTLYLENDEAGREILTALYEAKQRYPEMEVTVCVDWHRAQRGLIGAADSEGNAALYQEFAKKYQYPISILGVPVRSKEVFGVLHLKGFIIDNTVIYSGASLNNIYLHQSNKYRFDRYHIIQNSNLANTMVNYIKKYISLNPAVNCLSQKSKPTTKSIKLEIKQFRSQLAQSSYEFDSEVVPAGKVGISPLVGVGKRRNKLNLHINNLIACAEREITILTPYFNFPNSIAKEVKRAIRRGVKVTIIVGDKTANDFYIPPEEKFKTIAGLPYLYEMNLRQFARINEAHMASRQLSIYLWKHGNNSFHLKGMWVDKEYMLLTGNNFNPRAWKLDLENGLLIKDPENLLTEKFNNEINLILEHTHLVGSYKQLECIDHYPEGVQKLIRKIKRVRADRVLKQIL; encoded by the coding sequence ATGATAGCTAGTAAGGACTTACTCGAACAGCTACCAACCATAGCTCAAGATCCAGACGCTTTTGAAGTGCTATTCACCGCACAAAAATTTCGCGAACGATTATTGTCTGAAATCAAACAAGCATCCCAGCGTATCTATATCGTCACTTTATATCTAGAGAATGACGAAGCTGGTCGTGAAATATTGACTGCACTTTATGAAGCGAAACAACGCTATCCTGAAATGGAAGTAACTGTTTGCGTCGACTGGCATAGAGCTCAACGTGGGTTAATTGGTGCGGCAGATAGCGAGGGAAATGCTGCTCTTTATCAAGAATTTGCAAAAAAGTACCAATATCCAATATCCATTTTAGGTGTCCCTGTTCGTAGTAAAGAAGTTTTTGGCGTACTTCATTTAAAAGGCTTTATTATTGATAATACTGTTATTTATAGCGGGGCAAGTTTAAATAATATCTATTTACATCAAAGCAATAAGTATCGTTTTGATCGCTATCATATAATTCAAAACTCAAACCTTGCCAACACCATGGTGAATTATATAAAAAAATACATTAGCCTAAATCCTGCGGTAAATTGCTTATCACAAAAAAGCAAGCCGACGACAAAATCCATCAAACTAGAAATTAAACAATTTAGATCTCAATTAGCTCAATCCAGTTACGAGTTTGATTCAGAAGTAGTTCCAGCCGGAAAAGTAGGAATATCACCGTTAGTTGGTGTAGGAAAAAGGCGAAATAAACTAAACCTCCACATCAATAACCTAATAGCTTGTGCAGAAAGAGAAATAACGATATTAACTCCTTATTTTAATTTCCCTAATAGCATAGCTAAAGAGGTAAAACGGGCAATTAGACGGGGCGTCAAAGTCACAATTATTGTAGGAGATAAAACAGCCAATGATTTCTATATTCCACCAGAGGAAAAATTTAAAACAATTGCAGGCCTACCTTACCTGTATGAAATGAACCTGCGCCAGTTTGCTAGAATCAATGAGGCACATATGGCCAGCCGCCAACTTTCTATTTATCTCTGGAAACATGGCAATAACAGTTTTCATTTGAAAGGAATGTGGGTTGATAAAGAATACATGTTACTTACTGGTAATAATTTTAACCCAAGGGCATGGAAATTAGACCTAGAAAATGGGTTACTAATCAAAGATCCTGAAAATTTACTCACAGAAAAATTTAACAACGAAATCAATTTAATATTAGAACATACTCATTTAGTTGGAAGTTATAAACAATTAGAATGTATAGATCATTACCCTGAAGGCGTTCAAAAACTGATTCGTAAAATAAAGCGCGTCAGAGCGGATAGAGTGTTAAAACAAATCCTATAA